The genomic DNA GTAAGCGCTGAAGTTCCCGGCGAGCTCGCCGAGCGAGTAGTCGACGCTCGCTCTCTTGCCGGCTCCCGAGACGCCGCTCTTCGCATCACAGATGATCGTGGCGCCGCCGAGAAGGGGGTCGAGAGGCCTGAGCGCGAGAAGAATCGAGGTCGCGTAGCAACCGGGGTTCGCGACGAGCGTGGCTCCCTCGAGCGATCCGTTGCACCACTCGGTCAGTCCGTAGACCGCCCGATCGAGAAGACCGGCCGAAGGATGGTCGAACCCATAGAAGAGAGGATAGAGAGAGGCGTCGCGGAGCCGAAACGATCCCGAGAGATCGATCGTGGTGATCTTCTCGGCGGCGAGTCGCGGCACGAGCTCGGCCGACAGCTCGTTCGGTGTCGCGAGAAACAGGGTGTCCGGATCGGTGGCGAGAAGCGCGTCGAAATCGAGCGCCTCGACTCTCGGCCCAGCCACCCCTCGCAGAGACGGATGGATCGACGCGAACGGCGCGCCGGCATTCGCCTCGCTTGAGAAGACCGACGCGATCTCGGCGGACGGATGCTTCGCGAGCAGCGAGACGAGCTCGGCTCCTGAATATCCGGTAGCACCCACGATCGAGACACGGTTTGTCATGTGATGTTCTTCAGCTCCTGAATGAAAAGGGAATGGGGAAGATGCGTCGCCCTGACTGGCGGTCAGGGCCTCGTACGAAGGAGCTTCCTCGTGGGGGAGGAGAGCGAGGCGTGAATTCGATCCGACAGAGCCTTTGCGGTTCTGGCGGAAACCGTCGCGACGAACACGGTGTCGTCGCCCCCGATCGATCCGACGATTCCCTCGAGTGCGGCATCGTCGATCGCCCGCGCGAGCGGCTGTGCCTCCGCGGGAGGAGTTCGAAGGACGATGAGATTTCCCGCCGGGATCGCCGAGATCACCAAGGTCTGGACCGCGGCGTCGAACCGCTCCTCCCGGCTTTCACGCGGAGTGAACTGGGCGACGGTCGCTCCGAGGAGAGAATCCGGCAGAACGTAGCCATCGGGACCCTTGATCGCACCAAGCTCGCGCAGGTCGCGCGAGAGCGTCGGCTGGGTGATCTCGAAGCCTCGGGCTGCCAGAAGGTCGAGGATCTCCTGCTGAGACGTCGATGCCG from Acidobacteriota bacterium includes the following:
- a CDS encoding arginine repressor encodes the protein MHSTIQRRDEIARIIRETASTSQQEILDLLAARGFEITQPTLSRDLRELGAIKGPDGYVLPDSLLGATVAQFTPRESREERFDAAVQTLVISAIPAGNLIVLRTPPAEAQPLARAIDDAALEGIVGSIGGDDTVFVATVSARTAKALSDRIHASLSSPTRKLLRTRP
- the argC gene encoding N-acetyl-gamma-glutamyl-phosphate reductase, with the translated sequence MTNRVSIVGATGYSGAELVSLLAKHPSAEIASVFSSEANAGAPFASIHPSLRGVAGPRVEALDFDALLATDPDTLFLATPNELSAELVPRLAAEKITTIDLSGSFRLRDASLYPLFYGFDHPSAGLLDRAVYGLTEWCNGSLEGATLVANPGCYATSILLALRPLDPLLGGATIICDAKSGVSGAGKRASVDYSLGELAGNFSAYGVAGHRHQPEIASQLGDGPAFLSFVPHLLPIPRGIFSTIHIGFDRSVEPGEMAAAYSEAYDAAPFVHVLDHGDLPSLRSVVGTPHCEIGFQLLGEGRRAVVVSVIDNLLKGAASQAVQNFNRIHGYAETEGLS